Genomic DNA from Triticum dicoccoides isolate Atlit2015 ecotype Zavitan chromosome 4B, WEW_v2.0, whole genome shotgun sequence:
CCAATCCAAGTATGCAATCCCTTTTTCTTccgataaagaaagaaagaaagatgtATACAACTCCTTGAGGAAAGAGAGATCAAAGCAGTGGCCTTGGTCCATGTGATTGTATATGTATGCATATATCCTTGGACAATTATTCGAGCTTACACACACAGATGAGAATGGATAAAGATTGCTTTGCGGAGTGTGGGATGAATCACTCGCACCACTGGCATGCATGCATGATGAGTGCATGATCAGCCGGCAGGGCACAAGAGAAAAAGTTCCAAATTTGGCATAGCATGTGGATCCACCGTAGTTTCAGAAAAGTAGAGGTTGCATGTTTGAGACGAAACCAGGGCATTTGATTTGGAGACAGGAAAATGCAACCCCTGTTTCTTGGTCTGTGCTCGACTCCGTCCTGTGTGGCCGGCAAGTGACCACGCCATATGTGTTGTGTGCACTGCACTCTGGTGAGGGTTCGCCGGAGCCAATCGGGCGCTGAAGATTCCCTTTAGTTTAATATAAGAAACATAAGGGGAAAGAAACATGTGTGGCCATCGAGAAAAGATATCACACTGACTGATTCATGCATCTACTACTGATCTCGCTTGGCAAGGGAGCAGATGAGAAGAGCAGCATCAGGCTGGGCTCCGTTCCTCCTGGGTGTCTCGAGGGCACACGGCCTTGTAGTGGTCGGGCAGACAGAGAAGAATGTGCACGGCACAGCGCATGCATGGATGAAAACAGAGCTGCCTGCCGGGAGACAGCAACCGGGTGCAGAAAAGCGTGCAGCAACTTGGGCGATCCGCAGCAGAGGCACCAGGGCTTTTTCAAGCGAGGGTTTGTGGCGAGGACAGGGTTGAATGGCTGAACGACTCTGACCTGCAACAACAGAAGGAGAACCAGATCCCTTCCCTTGATGAGGTGTTTTCACAAGAAAATGCATGCGAGTGAACAAAAGAACTCGCAACGGCGTCACCACCCGGAATTGGATGCCTTCTGAGGTCAGGTCAGGTAGTGCGCAAGCTGATCGGCGCAGCGCAATGCTAAAAGCCCGGTGATCGTTGCGTCAGCGACAGCATCTCTCTGTCTCGGATTTGGAGGTCACTCAGGGACCCCCATGTCGCAAGGAAACTCCATGAGGGGCCAAATGcactgttttgacccttttttTTAACTTAAGCACGATTTGACCCTATGTGCAAAAACTTTTCGGATCTGACCCTTTTTCTACCGCCATTGTCTTTGGCGGCAGGGTAGCACCGTCTTTGGCGGTAGGGGCATGCACGTAATTATAAAAAGGGCATGCATGCAAATAAAAGATTCATTTTTTACACAAATGACCCTACCGCCATAGCCTATGGCGGTAGGGTAACACATCCTACCGCCATAGACTGTGGCGGTAGGGTCCTTTTTGTAAAAAACGAAGGTAACGATGTAGGTAAGTCCTACCGCCAAAGGCCTTGGCGGTAGGGTGTGTTATATCGCGCTAAACTAAcaaaaaagggtcaaaacagtgaTTTTGGCCTCCATGAGGTTGCTGAATCTACAGTACAGCCAGCTGCCTACTGAGTGAAAGTTGAAGCTCCCAAAAGGCAATCGCCAATATAATCATGCAAACTGCAGAGAGTGACACCCATCGGGCCGAAATAATGCATTGGAGGGAGAGTCCAGGTTTGCTCATCGTCCGTCATGGGTTTTTATCGCTTCTTACATCTGGCCCACGGCCTGGACATGAACATCATCAGCCCAGTAAGCAGATCTATGCTAGTATTCAAGTTCACGTCCATAACAGTCGGTCATCAGAACATTCTTATCAAAAATGGAAGGGGTTTAATCATTATTGTTGACTACTAAAGTACATGGGCTCATTGCTCCGACCAATACCAGCCTCTCAAGCAATGAACAAATGAATATCCATGATTCCAGGAAACCCAAAATGGTGACAACTAACCAACCAATTCGGATGGGAGCCTATGTGTTTCACGGGCAGCCGGCCAATAGGGGAAGGTTGTGAATGCGCAGCAGCTTCGCAAATAGGCGGGTTACACCTGAGCCGACTGCAGATATGTTCGCTCGTAAAGGCCCATCACCTGATCAGCCACTGTCCACATTATGGCCTGACCAGGTGGAATCCTCATGAGCCTGGGAAGCAGGCCTTTCCACAGGGCTCGGAGGCCCTCTTCCGCGTGTATCGTCCGTATCGCATGGAACATGCCCTTGTACTTGATGTCCCCGGTCCTCCCTTGGGCCATCAGCCTGGTCTTCACCACGTCGAAAGGCCCGGTGCAGATCGGCCCTGCGGTTCCTGCAAGAAACCCAGAGACCATGGACTGCCATGGCTGGAGAACCTTGCCGTCCCCTTCATGCTTCTTCCAGAGAAGAATGTCTATCGTGTTCTTGGCTGTGAACATCGCAGCTTGGTTTGTACCGTTACGCATGACAGTTGGTGATGCTCCAGACCACAGACCAAAAATGCCTTCCTCACGAACAATTGTCTTTGCACAGTGTATGGGCCCTTTATATTTCAGCAGGTCCGTGCTTAGTCCTTTTTGTTGCTGCAATCTAATCTTTACCACCTGCATCCATCATATAGAAACATTACAGCAATTCCCTCAACAAAACAAGCTTGAAATAAGACATAATCACAGTGACAGAATGTACATTTCAGTTTTCCCTATGAATATGAGAAGGTACAGCAACACAAGTcaaaattaatactccctccgttcctaaatataagaccttttagagattccaTTGTGGACTACATATGTAGCCCACAGCGGAATCTCTAAAAggtcctatatttaggaacggagggagtataatttttctcttttcttttgtggAATATCTAATACTAccttcgtcccaaaatataagacgttttttctgTTCAAATTGAACtgagaaaacgtcttatattttgggacggaggttaAGCAATGCTTGGTTGTCTTGGTGTAACACAGACTGATGATTCAACTATAGAACACTGCACTTCCAGTCAAAGATGAAAAAAGTGAATTTGAAAAAATATACAATGGTGTCTTTTGGTTTAAGTATCCATTTCAATACAGTTACAGTGTTGGAGTCTATTTTCACATAGTTTTGTAACTTCAAGCAACATCTACTGTAGTACTAATTAAGAGTATTTTCTTAATACTTCCATGCAGTATAATTAGGCAGGCACTCTACACGTAAACACCAGAGGAACCTCAGAACCAACATTCAAAATGCATCACTCATGTTATAAGATCAAGCTCCGCTTCCCTGTTACAATACCAAAAAAGCTGCGCCTTTTGTCCCAAACTAGGTAATGTTTGAATTCTGATCCTAGCACCTTATCATTCTAGTTTTCTAGTCCTTGCTGATAATACAATGCTACAACTGAGACTAAATATGTTTGGATTGTAGCTAGTGTGGTGCTGGGAGTGAAACATAAGCCGGTGGATTTGAATGATATTTTTTCTGGTTGGTTTAATGTTTCTGTAGGAAGAGACAGAAAGTTTCTTAAGATTGGTGTGGCTGCTATCTTCTGGGCCTTATGGTAAAACTAGGAATAAAATCATGTTTTCAATGTGTGCGCCGGGAGATCCCACCAATATAGTTCTATATGTTTGTCATTTCCTAACATCCTGGGCGCCCCTGCAGTAAGGTGGCTGTTGAGGTAGGGATGCCATAGACTGGCAATCTTGGCGCAGGAGGTGCATAGACGTTGGCATGGCTGGAATCCTACCACCATGGTACAGCAATGTAGTCGTCACTCCCTTTACTTCCTCGTGTCCATTGGTGCCTGTTCTGGATGATCTTCTGTCTAGCTTTTGATGTAAACAGCAACTCATCGTGTCTTTTATTCCTACCTGAATGTTATTTTCAGTTTGATCTTGTAGCTGCAGTGCTTTTAGCTTTGCAGGGTCTGGGTGGTTTGTATCCAGCCCTGGTTCTGGGTGGAGCGTGTGTGATACTTCTCTGATTTCTGAAATGAAATCAGGGCCGGTGGGCTCCATCCATCGGAAGAGAACAGCTGAAACTAAAGATGTCACAACTACCCACAGCATTCTCCCTCAAATGCACTTAATACTACCTccgtaccaaaatataagacgttttggtagGCTAAAATGTCctaccaaaacgtcttatattttgttaAGGAGGTAATAGCattctactagtggacataattaaCAAGAGGAGCAGGTGCCTCTGGGTCAAACGTGTTTGACAGCATTCTAATTGGCAGGGTAGGTAGACAAATGCCGCATCACTTCCTTGCGCATGTTACTAGCAGACCACAATTGGACCGCAAATCACAGAGCTTTCATGTTTTAATCCCAACGGACAGGTTGTCAGAAATGTATCAACATCATGCACAAACAATATTAAATAGCTGCCGGGATCTGGTTTATGTTTTCGTTATTTTTTTATACACATGAACGACGCAACCAACCTTTACATCGATAAACTACACTTTAAGATCCCAGCAAGGAATCATCTAGAGCTGTCCAAATTATATACGAATACAAAATGTGAACACATTGTACTCACGGAAAGCAAGCACGAACGATCTGGGAACTCATAGAAATAATCCTATTGTATACATACAAGAAGTAAGAAGTAAGAAGAGAGATGTGCAATCTGACCTCGAATGGGGTAACGATGATGAGGGCCTCGAGGACGCCGGCGCCGAAGCCGGAGGCGAGGCGGCCCTGCGCGGAGACCTTGCCGGTGACGGGGTCCTTGAAGGCGGACTGCAGCATGGCATTGGAGCCGAGGCGGAGCGCGTACTTGAGCGTGAGGTGGGTGGCGAAGGGCGTGAGCCCCTTCCAGAGCGCCGGCACGCCCTCGGCGCGCGCGACGGTGGTGCCGCAGTGCGCGATGCCGCGGTAGACCCCCGCGCGGTCGAGCTGCAGCCTCGTCTTGACGACGTCGATGGGCTGCAGGCAGCACGCCTCCATCACGCCGCCGAGCGACCCCGCCGCCGCCTTGACGTAGGGCGGGATCGGCGCCCTGCCCCCGCCGCTGCGTGGCTCGTCGGCCCGCGCCGGCGGCGAGGGCGGGGgcggggacgggggtgaggccatTCGGGACGCGGCGTGGGCCGATAGGCGGGCCTTAGCGGGTGGCAGGCGCGGCGGAGAAGAGGGTCTTGGATTGTTCCTCCGTTGCTCTTTTTCACCCACTTTTCTGCGGGCGATCCGAAAAGGAGCGGCGCTGGTTATATGGAATCGGCGAGACAGGAACGAAGAAGGGCACGTACTTGTCCCGGGACACGTCAGCCGTCAGGGTTTGGTCTATGATGAGAATGGAAAATGGTCCCACCTGGCCCAGCGCGTCGTTGCGGAAGGTAactgtttttttaacacagtacaaacacaagcgctcatatacacgcgcatacactcacccctatgagggcatgtacaatggttctatcttaacaatgccacgtaggataaatgatgaggtggaggagagagaaattataagaaaaggcttgtcttctcttaattaagagaaggcaagagatgatctcttagcacaatatgtttcaccacgtttttaggaataactagttattgaagataaggctaagagatgacccattgtagacatgtttttttgtcatctctaaataacatgcaagatttaagataagactaccttatcaaccattgtacatgccctgaacgcacacacgcacaccctacccctatgagcacctccggaagactgagccggcatatcatcttgaaatttacgaagtcaccgtaggcacctcgtcgtcgacggaaacgtctccccCCACTAAATGCGCATcgtcgaaaatcctgaaataaattcaggaataaatgcgagcaccaggacttgaaccctggtgggctggggataccacagtccctctaaccatccaaccataggttggttcgcCGGAAGGTAACTGTTGGTTGGCGGCACCAATTCGGTAATTTGGTGGAGCTCTTAGGCCGACCCCATCCTGTCTGCCCGCGTCCGTTTGGGGGTAAACGGACAAAGCAGACATTCCAACGCAGGGCCATAAACAGACTGGCGTCCGTTttctgtccgctttcgacccattcccggcccaattTTGGGCTGAGTTTGCAGCCGAACGGACACGCGCGGACGCGAGTGGCGCGTGCCCTTGTCCtgccctggcccgcccgtcggggAGACAGACCCCCTTTTCTCTTCTTCTACCTCCTTTCGCGCCCCGAcattgccgccgccaccaccctccCCGTCCGCATCGTCTTCCACAAGGGTCGTCCCAACCAGGACCAAACCAAGCCATAGCTGTTTTCGCACCGGCTTTCCGGAAAGCATTTGGCCGGCGTTCTCCTTGTTGCCGGTGGGAGAGAAACTATAGCCGCCGGTGTCGCCCGTCATCCCCAACCTCTTCCGGTCAGCCGTTCATTACCGCAGGGCGCCCTNNNNNNNNNNNNNNNNNNNNNNNNNNNNNNNNNNNNNNNNNNNNNNNNNNNNNNNNNNNNNNNNNNNNNNNNNNNNNNNNNNNNNNNNNNNNNNNNNNNNNNNNNNNNNNNNNNNNNNNNNNNNNNNNNNNNNNNNNNNNNNNNNNNNNNNNNNNNNNNNNNNNNNNNNNNNNNNNNNNNNNNNNNNNNNNNNNNNNNNNNNNNNNNNNNNNNNNNNNCTTGCTCTGCTGCCCGCGTGGGGAGTAGGACGTGCACTATCCGGACGTTCCCCCAACACGACCGCATGGCGTTCGACAGATTGCTCACAAGGTAGAATGGATAGTGGTGATGAGTTTTTCTTTCACAACTTCATTTGGTCATCGGATGATTCATCCTCGGACGATGAAGAGCTGGTGGCTGCGTTGGTCGTACATGAACACATTAGTAGGAAGCGGCCTCGGTACAGGGGATCAATCCCCGACCATGCTCCGGCCTTGAACCACAATAGAGAGAAAGGCCACACCCTTCTCTCCCGATTACTTTAAGGATGGTGCACTCTTCAGGCCACATCAATTTCATCGTCGATTCCAAATGAGAAGGCATGTGCTCAATCGTATTCGCGAGGGAGTGGTCACGCATGACCTATActttgagtgcaaagaggatgccctaGGAAAGCTTGGTTTCTCTTCATACCAGAAATGCACTACGACTATCTGCATGCTTGCATATGAAATTCCTGGTGATCTTATGGGTGAGTATGTTCGTATGAGTGAGTCCACATGTCTCCTCTCAATGTATAGTTTTTGCCTGGCCGTGGCGGAAGTGTTCGTCCCCGAGTACCTTAGAGAGCCAATTGTCGCTGATACAGAGAGGTTGTTGGCGATCAATGCCGAGAGGGGCTTTCCGGGCATGCTTGGTAGTATGAATTGTATGCACTagaagtggaagaactgtccatttgcttggcaggggcagtacaaggggcatgtgaaAGGTGCCACTATTATACTTGAAGGTGTGGCTTCACAAGATctctggatatggcattctttcttcgacATGACTGGTTCTTAGAATGATATTAGTGTTCTTCAGCGGtcttcggtgtttgcaaggcttgcaGAATGGCACTCCCCAGAGGTCAACTTTGAGGTCAATGGCCACCATTACAACAAGGGATATTACCTAGCTGACGGCATATATCCTCAGTGGCCCACTCTTGTGAAGACCATACCCAATCCACAAGGAGAGAAGAGACAGATGTTTGCCCAAATGcaggagagtgctaggaaggatgtggagcgtgCTTTCGATGTGCTTCAGTCTCGACGGGGTATCATTCGTAACCCTACATTGACATGGAGCACggagaagctttgggaggtgatgtctgcttgtgtgatcatgcacaacatgatcgtggagGATGAACACGATGATAGCATCTACGACAAAGGGTTTGATTTCTAGGGTGTAAATGTTGAGCCCGAGCATGCACCTCCTGCAACCTTTGAACAGTTTGTCGTGTTTCATCGGGAATTGCGTGATTGGCATACTCATTTCCAGCTCCAGGATgacttggttgagcatatgtggactcACATTGGCAACCAGTAGATATATCAGTTTAATTTATTTTCATGCAAACAAATTTCGATAGGGTTGTAAGACTATTTGATATTGTTTTCTTTTGATTGGGTTGTAAGACTATTTTCGGATGTATAATAATTTGCTATGTTTGATTTGAACCATTTTCATATGCATCATTTTAGTGTGCTGGTTGAACGAACGAGATGTGGTCGCGCGTTGGGCGCACGACCGCCGCATCCAGAAATCCgggcggacacgaccccattgccaccACCAAATGGACGAAAAGCAGACGAAACGGGTGTTCCTTTGGGgtcatgcattggagttggcctgggAGCCTCAGAGGTGTGCCACACCCACAAGGCCCGAGGTTGCTATTTCAATTAATTTGTGGTCCTTGTGTGGCTAATCGTCGGACCGTCGCTATTGGTTCCCTCGGCGGATAATCGTCGAACCGTCGCTATTCCCATTAATTTGCTTTTATGGGGGTCTGTTTTCGGACGATTTGTGGATTTCTCTAGACGGGTAATTTAGTAGAGACAAGCGAGCAGTTCTCCTCTCTTTCACCCACATTTTTAGAAAAAATGTGTAAAATTAGCTCAAATAAGATATGTTTGCACTTCTTTCTCTTTTACCGAATAACACGTAAATCTATTGACCAAATCAGTAGTAAAAATAGGCCAAATAAACTACAATTATATTGAAGTCCTCAAAGTCGACCTCGACCATTGTCTTCCTTTCAAAGCGGCGAATGGCGCACCATCCAACCACTCAAACGTTGGGGTCAACCTAACATTGTTGACCCCGGTCCTATGGGATCATTGTCATTGAGAAGTAGCATCACAACCAAAAGAACTGCATATTCGAGTGCCCGACCTTCATTAAATCTGGTAGTTCTCATTGTGGGCGCACTGACATGACGGAGATGAGGCCACAGGACCTAACTGCGAAGGAAGTCACCGCCACGCCGGGAAACCCTGAAAACTATAGTCTCACCTCTAGAGTGGACGATAGAAATTTACATCCACAAACCATCAACGATATCACAAACAACACTGTCAAGATGTAAAGGTCTAAGGAGGAATAATTCTCCAAGAATGTGTCactgctgctacttcttgagcttgcgttggtttttcccttgaagaggaaagggtgatgcaacaaagtagagatacatatttccctcagttaagaaccaaggtatcaatccagtaggagacacacaagtctccaatgatagcacctacacaaacaaacaaatacttgcacccaacgcgataaaggggttgtcaatcccttcacggttacttgcaaggatgagatatgatagagataggtataaaaataaaaagaagtggaaaataaagtaaaagtaaataaattgtagcaaggtatttttgggtttttggttttatagatctggaaataatatgataaaaatagaccctgaggccatagttttcactacatgcttctctcttgaaagaacgcatacggtgggtaaagaaattactattgagcaattgatagaaaaacgcaaagttatgacgatatctaaggcaatgatcatgaatatagacatcatgtctgtgacaagtagaccgaaatgattttgcatctactagtattactccacacatcgaccgccatccagcatgcatctagtgtaataagttaacaagaacaaagtaatgccttaagcaagttgacatgttgtagagggatagatccaatcaatatgaaataaaccccatctttttatccttaatggcaacaatacaaatatgtgcctctctaccccttctgtcactgggtgaggacatcgcaagattgaatccaaaacaaagcacctctcccattgcaagaaaaatcaatctagttagccaaaccaaatcaatagatcggagagaaatacaaaactatcttagtcatgcataaaagagttcagagaagactcaaataatattcatagataatctgatcataaatccacaattcatcggatctcaacaaatgcaccgcaaaagaagattacatcgaatagaaagaacatcaagaagaacattatattgaggatcgaagagagagaagaagccatctagctactagttatggacccgtaggtctgtggtaaactactcacacatcgtcggatgggcaacaaggttgatgtagaagccctccatgatcgaatcccctcgggcagagtaccggaaaaggccccaagatgggatctcacaaggaCAGAAGCTTACGGTGGTGGAAAAATATTTTTGATGTGTCCACTggtatacggggaatatttgggtatttatggagctaagattagggttggaggagccACGGGGGGCCCATAAGCTCATAGGCTTCAAGcaagcttgatagctgttgttataagagagttcaacataagggagagattcttcccacttcttgctgaatgagatgacacaagccctacgcatgtcttcaagaatttgattgactcgctcagcatggccttgggattggggatgataagcagcgCTCTTGGTTATATAAGTTCACATTGCCACTTGGAAACTATCCCATAACTTCAAGGTGAATATACTACCACGGTCTAAACTGATCCCCTTCGGAATGGCATGGAGGGTTACAATTCTAGAGATATACAAGTTttctaattgactagcagtgattgtctccttgACTAGCAGAAAGTGTGCGACTTTCGCAACCTATTCgctgacgacaaagatagcatcgttaccctTTTGTGACTTGGtaaggccagtgacgaagtccatccaaatcttatcccatttccattcaggaatagggaGTGGTTGCAGAAGTCTAGCCGGTTCCTGATGCTCTGCTTTgacacgacggcaaacgtcacattctttaatatatcgagcaatgtcttgcttcatcttagaccaccagtacttctgatgAATGTCTAGGTATATCTTACTTcctggatgaatagagagaggggtgtcatgtgcttctttcatcaccttctctgtcataagttTGAAACGGGGAACCACAATACGATTTCTGAAGTACAAAGTTCCACTTTAGCAAGCGAGAAATCTCTGGCTTTCTCTAGATCAAGAACTTGTTTCATCTGATCAACTTTAGCATCTTTGGCTTGCCTAGACTTAATAGCTTTCAAAAGAGTTGGTTCTAGAACAAGGTTATTCAGAGGCGAGCATGGTTGGGGTAAAAAATTCCCTATGACCCGCCTCAAGACCGAGCCGAGCATGGGTCGAggatgggccgtccatgatggtcaGTGTTTGGATCAGGTCTAGCATTTCGTCTAGCAGGGCGAGATTAGTTGGATCGGTATCTCGGATTCCTTCAGAGTCAACCTCCGGTATGATGGTGCGAGGGGGGAGTCCAGCCAGGGTTGACTCCTGATGTTCGGATGCTGATGCCGCTTCCAGACTTGAAGCTGGATCCGAGATAAGAGAGGCGAGTCAGGCCGGAATTAACTCCCGATCTTCAGACATAGAGGTCGAATTCGGGATTGAAGATGGATCCAAGGTAAGAGGAGTTAGGGAGACGAGTCCAACCAGGGTTGACTCCTGGTCATCGGTCGTCGAATTCACATCTAGGCTTGAAGCCAGATCCGAGGTAAGGGCCGACCCAGGGATTGGGTCGTAAGGAGAGCCCGAAGTCAAGGCTTCGGGGTTTTCGGGCACCTCAGCCAAAGCTGAGAACCCGACAAAGACCAGGTCGCCCCGAGCATCGGCAATGTACTCTAGGTTACCAAACCTGATCTGATGCTCAGGGGCGAAGCTGTTGACCTGGTCTAGGTGACCAGCCGAGTTAGCATGCAGAACAATGCTGCTGAAAGCAAAAAGT
This window encodes:
- the LOC119290617 gene encoding mitochondrial succinate-fumarate transporter 1-like produces the protein MASPPSPPPPSPPARADEPRSGGGRAPIPPYVKAAAGSLGGVMEACCLQPIDVVKTRLQLDRAGVYRGIAHCGTTVARAEGVPALWKGLTPFATHLTLKYALRLGSNAMLQSAFKDPVTGKVSAQGRLASGFGAGVLEALIIVTPFEVVKIRLQQQKGLSTDLLKYKGPIHCAKTIVREEGIFGLWSGASPTVMRNGTNQAAMFTAKNTIDILLWKKHEGDGKVLQPWQSMVSGFLAGTAGPICTGPFDVVKTRLMAQGRTGDIKYKGMFHAIRTIHAEEGLRALWKGLLPRLMRIPPGQAIMWTVADQVMGLYERTYLQSAQV